A window of Bos mutus isolate GX-2022 chromosome 3, NWIPB_WYAK_1.1, whole genome shotgun sequence genomic DNA:
AATGTGGGTTTATTAAGACTGTAGTGCAGGCACAGGCACAGACGGAGGTGTGACCGCTGTAGCCTTTGCTTGATTCAGAAAGCCGTTCTTAGTCTCACGTTAGCTCGGAAGCTTGCCGTTTGtcgtgtgtgtgtctctcagtcgcgtccgactcgtgtgtgtgtggggtgtgtgtgtgtcgctcagtcgtgtccggcgcgtgtgtgtgtggtgtctgtgtgtgtcgctcagtcgtgtccgactcatttgtgtgtgtgtgtgtgtgtggtgtgtgtgtctctcagtcgagtccgactcgtgtgtgtggggggggtgtgtgtgtgtcgttcagtcgtgtccgactcgtgtgTCCGCGTATGTGTGTGGTAtctgtgtgtgttgctcagtcgtgtcctactcgtgtgtgtgtcgtgtgtgtcctcttgtgtgtgtgtgtgtgtcctactcttgtgtgTGTGGCttagtgtgtccgactcttttgcgtgtgtgtgttgtgtgtttcactcagtcatatccgagtCTTTCGTGTGTGTGTGGCTTAGTGTGTACGActcgtgtgtgtggtgtgtgtcattcagtcgtgtccgagtcttttgttcgtgtgtgtgtccctcagtcgtgtctgactcttttgcacctgtgtgtgtggtgtgtgtgtcgctcagttgtgtccgactcttttgaccccaggagtccacaggctcctctgtccttggaattctctggggaggaatactggcgtgggttgtcatgccctcctccaggggatcttccccacccagggatggaaccctggtcgttgtccgcattgcaggcagattctttactagtctgagccaccagggaagccccttgtcttCAGAAGGACAGGTGAACATTGTATCACGCAACTACTAAAGTAATAAGGTTTTTTTCGAGGAAAGGCACTTAATGGCATTTATAGTGTTGATATAAAAAGTTAATTAACCAAAGGAGACAGCTGCCAGAAGCAGCAGCTCTCCAGTAGACACTTTATAGATGTCTTCTGAATGAACTGAAATTGAGTGAGGAGAAGAATGTTTTTGTAACTCAGCTCTTTTGTAACTCAgctaatgtttttctctttattatgtgTTTACTTAGATATTCAATGTATTTGGTATCGTGGGCAGAATTAATCATATTGCTTTAGGAATCTGTTGGAGACATTTCTTATAGTAGTACAACAAAGTAAGAAtttgaaaattgggaaagggatTGCGTTTAAATATTCTTGTGTATATGAATACACAGAGGCCCAGACAGAGGAGTCGCAGCTGAAGAAAGAGCTAAGTGTAATCCTCTGGGTTTAGTGTCTGATGCTTCCTACACCGTTTCTCCATCCATAATAACAACTGCTACAAAGTATGCTTACTCTTTAGGTGACTtaagaaaacactttttaaaatataaaagaataaatgaggtttatttctctttgttttttttggccttaTAGGCTCCAGGAGGAATTGCTACACCCCCAGTGTATGGTCAGCTTCTAGCTTTGTATCTACTCCATAATGACATGTAAGTACCTTCTACCTAAAGCTGAGAGAAGCGTCTTCCTCAGGATATTATTCTTACATTGAAGTAGTATCACTGAAACATGGGTCCAAGGAGCTTGTTTCATGTATTGAATCATGACTTCAGAAATTATCATTAGGCtgagttgttttaaaatacaccTGTTTTATATATGTCTTCTAAGAAACATTCCAGTTTATTATGAGAAACTGCAGTGTCAATAAATTCCTTTAAATCTGttgatctttttttccctctggttaTCAAACCTGTATTTTTTATGacctctgtttatttaacttcccGTGTAATCAGTAGACTAAGAGAAACTAAAAGGGGAAGTTGAGAAAGCCAAAAGGAATTTGTTATCAATGTATAACATTTCTTGAaaggttttgttttgtaattattcctagttcatgttcattgaagaAAAGTGGGAAAGTATAATTGTGCAAAAAGAGTCCCTTGTAGTGCTGCGTCCCACTGATGGTTACtgttaaattttgctttaaattcttCTAAACCTTTTCATTTTGTACCTTTTAAACTAAACCGAGGTTTTCATTACTCATGTAGCATACAAATTATGTTTCCTGTTTTATAATGCTTTCGTCATATGCTTCTTGTCATTCAAGCTTCCAAactctttgaaaaaagaaaaagctgcctTGAAGTTTTGGTGCCTGTATGCTCACTCGTAGGGGGAGAGGTCATGATAAGGAGAAAAGCGTTGTGTACTATGCATATTGTTAGGAATGCTAGGCCTTTGAAAGTGTATGAAttggtttattttatatatgaatggTTTAGACAGTTCTATCTAAGTCTTTACATTGTTGCCTCAATTTAAGATATGAATTATTAAAAAGTTTACTAAAAATGGCAGAATATTAgtttgataaaaatatttcatgtctTATCTGGAAAACCACTCTTACTTTCCCTGGACAAATTCATGTAAAACtaaatttcattttgtattgtaTAGAGAATTTTAAAGTATACTTCTGTGTGTTTGCAGTGGGATCTAAAACTTTAATTATTTACTGAGGCGATTTTTTTAACATTGCTTGTTCTTTCTTGGGGGGATGTAAATTAGGAACAATGCAAGATATCTTTGGAAAAGAATACCACCTGCTATAAAATCTGTAAGTATTCCTCAGAATATCTTACTGCTTCAATATAGTGATGCCATTCACTTAAAAAGcaaagtttctgttttcttttccatgtgattCACGAAAGGTATTAAACTGCCTTTAAATTTAAAGAATAGATCTAGATTCCTCTAATCTTAATTTCCCTTGGATGGAGTAAAAATCTGTGCTCAGCTCCTTCCGATCAGGTTTCCTAACATACTTTATAGGTGTCACTTTACCTGACAAACAACCGGCTTAGTTTAGATAgaagtttgggttttgttttattattttatttttaactgatttgtgcagttttctaaatgttatttattttgcaaGTAATATTATTTACAAGAATACTCTTAACAATAATAGTTATTCAGagcattaagattttttttttttggtaactagGATTTTAGATTTCTTGTATTTCATGAGAGAGTAGATGAACTCACTTAATAGTTTCTTCCAAGATGGAAAGAAGTAAATTTTTGATTTCTGATGATCCACTGTGTCTCACATAAAtgtgaagtgagtttcttgtatgTTCACAAAACATTAACAAGAATTTACCTAAATCCCTTTCTTCATTATTGATATTCAGCAGCAGACCAGATTAGTAtttgtactctttttcctccacATTCCATTAAGTAAGTTTGGAATGTTCCTCCAGTGTCATTGActtaaagatataaattatatGCATAGTTTCAGTGTTATTAGTAGAAATGCTATCCTTCTGCTACATTTTATGACATCTTAGATTGAGAGTCTATATCATTAGCCATTTTGCTATTACTTTTGCCCTTAGGTGTATGTAttttatgtacatgtatatatagatgTTAGGTGttctatatgttatatatatgaaatgtaaataaaacatctgttaaaaaaagtgttttatataattcctaaattatatgaaatatttttggaaTACTTTCGTGTgccttaattttttaataaaaatcagtaTAAAATATGCCAATAAATTCTATAGTAGTAATCAGAGCGTTTAAACACCTTTTTGAAAGTGATTGGGCCGAAGCAGTTACAGCTCTTAAATGCTGCATTATGTTTTAAGCTTCAGTTGTTGGTATATGTGCAGAGTGAGTGTCCTCAAAGGCAGTAACCTTTCTTGCAGGCAAACTCGGAACTTGGGGGGATCTGGTCAGTTGGCCAGCGGATCTGGCAGAGGGACTTCCCCGGGGTCTACAGCACCATCAACGCCCATCAGTGGTCTGAGGCCGTCCAGCCAATCATGGAAGCTCTCAGAGGTAGTGTCCTCTGTGAATAAGAAATGAGACTGGACCTTAAGTGTTGGAGTAACTCAGTGTGtttgaaaaatagatattttgcTTGGTGAATTGGGGAagttttcagaattcttttttaaatttgctaaaaTCGTGCTTTGATTTCATGTCACTTGAGTTTGTATCAGCAGTTGAGGGCCTTGCTGCCTCTTAATTTAACTCTAGACTGAAGTTGCTTATCAGTAAGAAATGATTTTTCccactgaaatgaaattttataatattccAGTAAGTTCAAGGGAGTAAGATTTAAACCCCACATATTTGAAAGTAGAGACTGCTATGGACTCTGTGAACCTCAGCCTTTCATGGACTTTCTTCCACTTCTGAATTTATGACTAATCAATTTAGTATATAGATACTCAAACTTTTCTTtaaccctttttttttaatcacaagttAATGCAGTGTAGCACAGCAGAACTCTGCCCTGCCCCTCTCTCTCCATTCTCCCACCCCCGTGTTGCTTCCTCTTTTATGTGCTGGTATACCGTCACTTCGTATTGTTGCCTTGTGTCTCTGGTTAATCCCTGCCTTCATTATCCACTCTCCTGCTCTGGAGGGTCAGTGAGCAGGAATTCTTGAATACTGCTCATCACTCTGGCAAGGGATGTCAGCTTTTCAGGGGAGAGAAGGCAAAGATCGCCTCTGAAGTGTACCGCATTCTTGGCTTGGTAACGCAGCACAGTGTGCGTGACAAGCAGGAGAATAGGCTGCCCTGGCGCAGGAGGGGTGGCTTTGGATATTCCCACAGGAAATAACCTTGGCGTCATTGCGTATGTCCTGAGAAATTCAGATCCAGAGCAAGACAGGGAGGGGGTTGAGGAAGTACATCCCCTGCCCTGCGGAGCCACGTTCACCCAGCGAGCCCAGGTGCCAAGGCCTGGGTGGCCAGCCTCCCTGGGGTTTAAGGGCAGAGGTGGGTTGCGAAGGGCAGCTGGCTCACCTTCCCCTCTGTCTCTAGCACTGGCGTTGGCAGTTCCTGGTAGATCATAGGCACACTGAAGTATTCGTTGAGCAACAGAATAAGCGGTCTCTCAAGGTCTCCCCAAGACTTTGTCCCGGGAAGAACTGCCAGCGATACTAGGTGCCAGCTCAACTTAGTCCACCTTCCTGCTTGTGATGCGTGCCCTCCTGAGGCTGCACATCTCACTGCTGAGGTTCCCGGTGCCCGGCCAGGATGCAGACGTCAGGCTCGTTTGTGCTGAGGGGTTGAAGGCGGCCTGAGGGTCTCGGCCTCTGGCCGGTGCCGTGGTTCACGCAGCCTTTACGCCTGCTGCCTTGCCCTTCTGCTCTGCCTTCCCCTGGGTGTTCCTCTTCTCTCCACTCTGTTTCGCTTTCATTCACATTCTTTTCTTGTTCTGTTCCCTTTTTCAACTCTGAAAATCTGACCAGAGTACTTGAACCTGAAAGTAAATGTTTGTAAGATACGGGAGGCTTATCGAGTGCACGTAGCTTTTGCTGCACACTTGTGATTCCTCTTTCATTGTTGCTCTGGGTTCTTTTCCGTTGCATGTCTGTAGCTTTCAATAGAGAAAAGCTCCGTTATCTCTCAGCTGTGTTAGAAGTCCACTTTAAGGTCATTTGCTGAAAATAGGAATGAAGGAAGGAGTTGGAAGAGAAGCAAATAATGGCTCAGTGAAAGCTGCGGAGGCAGTTAGGCTCAGGGAGAAAGGAAGCCACAGGATCGCCTCTCAGCGATGTTGAAGGAAGAGGAGAGCCCAAAGGCTGGGGTCGGGCCCACCTGGGTTCCCGTGAGACCTTCCACAAGCCTGTGTGCAGCACACCCTTCCTTAGAGGTGCTGGGCACCTTGGGGATCAAAGGACGTGAAAGCCCGCCTGTAGAGAAgtccgggggtgggggcggggggggtgtgGAGGGGAGGGCTGCAGTGCCCACTGTGGGTGGTAAAAGATTGCCTGTTAAGTAAGTAAGTGATGCTATGAGATCAGAGAAGGGCGGAGATGGCAGTGAGCTCCAGCGCGGAGTTTATAGATAGacccaggaagagaagagagggcgGTTCAGACCGCATAGTGAGGCAAGCGCAGCGCCTCAGGCTGAGCACAGTGCTGAGGAGGCGCAAGCAGAACCAGCGGGCTGCTTGGAGCAGAGGGTGTCTGCGGGGGTTGGTGTGGCTGTAAGTGTCTCAGGAGTGGGGGGCGGGTTTTCTTATGTTCAGGGCTGTCTTGTATGTGTACACTTGCCTATTAAATGTGGAAGGTAAACTCCATGATTCCTAAGCATGTCGAAGTCACGTGGAGGAGCTTTTGTGTCACTGAAGGATGGGCTGAAGACAGGCCAGCTGGGCTCTTTTTCTACCATTCCTTTATTGTCTCTGCTTCATCCCTGAATTACTTAATGTGGAAATTTAAGCCTGGGGGAGCCCGTGTGTGGTCTCTAGGGAAGTTTTGTTGCTGGAATTGTTTACAGCCCCTTCCTGTGGGGCTCAGGGCTCCACCTTGGGATTTGCACTTGAATGATGTCAAGTCAAGAGTTCAGAGCAGACTTGAAAGTTAGGAAGGGGGCTCTGGTTATCAGGTTTGTTCAGCGGCTCCCAGCTGTGATCCTGTGTCAGAAACTCTGCTGAGAAAGGACCCCTGATCATGGGAGAAGGTAACTTCTGCTCCATTCAGTCCAGTGTTTGTAAGTGGAATAaagagaaattttgaaatatacatcccaaatacaaatgaaattttcTTAGAATTGGAGTCCTAGCCATAGTAACTTTTTTCCATCTTTGTAATTTTTGTTATCACCTGAGTTTTTTTTAACCTGAGATGTTTTTCATTCAGAGGAAGTGTAAGAAATGCatgttccctggtggttcagcttcCCTTacggctcaactggtaaagaatccacctgcaatgtgggagacctgggttcaatctctgggttgggaagatcccctggagaagggaaaggccacactctccagtactctggcctggagaactccatggactgtatagtcagtggggtcacaaagagttggacaccgctgagcagctttcactttcactttctttggtggttcagtggtgaagaccccacctgccaatgaaggagctgcaggggacacaggttccatccctgggtctggaagatcccctggaggagggcatggcaacccgctccagtgttcttgcctggagactcccatggacggggaacagagttggactcaactgaatgATTTAGTGTGTTGGTTCAACAATATTTGAGCCCTTCTTACATGTTAGGTGCCTATAGCTGTGCCTGTGAATGCAGAAATCTTCAGGTTGATCTAGTTTTTCTTATCAAAGTTGGAGAAGGGCTGGGATGTAGTTTGTGTGTTTCAAAACTGGCAGCTCTTTTGGTTCACTGTCTGCCAAATCTTCACTCCCACGACAGATGCAACCCGGAGACGAGCCTTCGCCCTGGTCTCCCAAGCCTATACCTCCATCATCGCCGACGATTTCGCAGCCTTTGTTGGACTCCCTGTGGAGGAGGCTGTGAAAGGTATTTGGggcctactttctgctttcaaAGAAAATGGAATGTAAATCATAGGTCCACAAGCCCTTATCTGAAGCCTTTGGGACAGGACACATTTTGGAATTTAGGTCGTGTGTGTTGTTTAAAAAGGTGATAGGAGACATACACCGCACGGCTCCCAGGCAGCCAGCACCTGGTGACCAAGCCCACTCGTAGTTCCCGCAGAGCACACGTGTCCCCGCAGTTGGCGTGAGAGGAGACTGTGCATAGACTTCGGGGTCTACATGAGTTTTGCCACCACATGAGTTAAAGAAAGGTTTTTGATTCATAGAATTTTTTGGACGTCTGAGTGTGAATAAGAAATATTGGGTTTGTGTTTACCTGTAAAGTGCTTTTTACCAAAGATAGGCACCATTTAAAGATGTCTTAAAACAGGAGCTTTGTGAAagaatgcattgccatttctaTGAGATTAAAAAGTGACTTTATCTTTGAGATGAGGCCTTGTTGCATGTGATAACTCTATTAATAACTCTTTCCGTACTGAACCTCCTTACTGTTTGTATAGTTACTTCTTATCATGGCACCCGTGGTCTGACCCctgaatattttctacttttatctCTAATACCTTTGATCAACTTCTACTCTCTACTAAACAGTGGTGAGCCCTCCAAGTTGATGTCCAGGAAGGAAAAATTAGAGCTGCTGTTGACTAacggagggagggagaaggaaggtggAGAGAACTGTAGGTCATTGGAGGAAAGAGGCAGTGGATGAAGGTGTAGGCTCAAGTGTTTGATGACATTCCCACCACTGAGCCCCCGATTACATCATAGCTTTTACAGGTGGTAGAACATGTGTGTGACATGGAGGAAAATTCAGGGTGTGCACGTCATATGCTCTTAAATGTGCTGGGTGGGTAACATTATATTCATAATTCTAAGCTTAAACTTCGTTAACGTctttatgtattttcctttgaaaatcagCATGGAGGTGGGGTTTGTTTTAATGGATCTGGGCCCATAGAAACGTTGTTTCACCCTTCTTAGTGAAGGCAGGCTCCTCCTCGTACGCCTTTTCAGCCCAGTTCTTCGTCACCATTTCTTACCAGTAACCTCGAGGTGTCTGCACCCACTCTCACCCGCTGGTTTCCAGATGTGCGTCTGCATTTCCATTTCTCAGGTCCCGACCAGCCTACCCTCCCCTGGCCAGGTCGCTGTAGAATGTTAATACTGCAGGTGTCTTGCGGCATTCTTCTATGGGGTTGGGCATTTTGGATTCTCCAGTCGAAATGTGTCTCCATTAAGCACCACGTGTCATAAATCTCCAAGGCCTGCCACAGTCATAGGTGCATAAATGGCAGGCTAATGGATGTCCTTGGAGGAAATCACACTGTCACTTAGGCGCACAGACATGTGTTTTGACTCTTCTTTTAAAACTAATccataatttattaattatagattaaaatatattaaaattaatccataataaataatatatcccAAAGTCCATACTTGACGACTGTCTTCCTGTGATCCTGGTCCACTTCACCATGCTAGCTGTGCAACCTAAGACAagttcctgggattctctgagcttcattttccgCATCTGTGCAGTTATGATGAGCTTTACAGAGCTATCAGATGACTGCATAACATGATCCCTGTAGGAGCGCCCAGCGCAGTACCTGCTGACCAGCCTCCGTGTGGTGTCGGTATGCTGTTTTTATCCTCACTGTCATCTTTGTTATTCCTGATGTCAGGATTAGAGAGAGTACTGTAGACGTCTTCCTTATGTCTCTTTTTAATAGTTTGATCTGGTTAATACCgtaatacatatattatagaaAACTGATCACTTTTTAGTGATTATGTCAGCCTGATAGAATAAAATGAGGCTTTCATGGATGTTTCAGAAAGGTATTTCCCAAATAAGTTCCCATGAGAATGCTGTCTCTAGGATACCTCTGTAGTGAAATACACGTTACAGGTTCATCTACCACGTTGGACCTCCCGTACAGGTAACATCATTGATATGTTGTGGATCTTGTAAGtagagtttctgtttttaaaatacatttctgtgtTAAATACACGATTTAGGTATCCTCGAGCAAGGCTGGCAAGCCGACTCCACCACAAGGATGGTCATGCCCAAGAAGCCAGGTAGGTGGAGCTGCTCGTCCGCCGCGCAGCCTGAACTCTGAGGCCGCTGCAGGTTTCGGGTGTTGCCTGTGAATAATTTGATACAAAATTCTGCCATGCCAACAGCAGGAAAGTAACTCATATTTAATACACATAGAGGGTGATGGACACTTAGGGTAGAAAGGATCTTAAAGATTATCtggttttactttaatttttttaatgtattttgttcATTAAAAACCTGTATGTATATGTTTCTATAATCCTTATTACAACTTAATTTTGACTAAACATTAATCTCTCATCCTTTTATTTATTGGGCCATTTCTCACTGCTTATTTTTAATACCTAAACTGCTGCCTTTTAAAATGAtacttaaaatattcagaaattccCCTTTTCTCTTCATGTTGTAAACATGTAGACTCTTCTCCTAAACAAGACTTTGAGTGGCTTTAAGTTTCACAAAATTAAGTTATCTGGCCTGCTCAGGCCTTAACAATTGGGCCTGTCCTCATTGTCTCCATCTGAGTTCCTGGTCCCTGAGCCTTCCTCTCTGAAATGAGCCACTTGCCTTGCTGCTTACCAGGAATGTCCTTTTCTGCTATGGCTTTAGAGCTGGGCTCCGTGCCCATCTCCATAAACGCTCAGATCGGCTCCCTCCCAGAGTTCCACCTGCTCTGGATTCCTATTGTTCAGATGTTGTTGACCCCACGGTAAGGAAGTACACAAACTGCCGTGTGCGCGGCCCTTTGAGGGTGCAGGAGAGGGGTCAGACGAGGGCCCAGCCAATGTACGTGGTGAGAGAACGCTGCTGTAGTAAAAAGACCAGAGTGATCAGGTAGAGCGTGCTTGCTGTTTCTCTGAGAAGTGAATGGCTGGGATGCCACTGCATTGGAAATGCCCTGTTCTGTGTGAAGGCTCTGGGCAGGGCCTCTGTAACCGGGCTCTGTGTTTGGTTCAGTTGCAGGGGCCCTGGATGTTTCCTTCAACAGGTTTATTCCCTTATCAGGTAAGTGTGTTCATGTGCTCATTTTAAAAGTACTTCGttacttttctctcttgtttttgtAGTATTTCTTTTTGTTAGCTCTCATCTTGTAGACAAAGGGGTTAAATCCTAACATGGTATTTATAGTACTCCATCCAGTCACAAGGTTGCACGGGGGCTCCCCTCTGTAGCCTCCCTCGCGGCAGTGGGCCCCTCCCACTGACATGGTGTCATGTCAGGCAGGCCTGATGGAGCCCCTCGCCAGCCCTGACTCAGACTTGGCCCCGGGCCGACGTGTGAGAACTAAGCTTTTTGAAAAAGGGATCCTCTGTGGGTTTTCTGTTCACTGACCATTTAATATTCTGTGTGGTAAGAACTGGGTGATTATTAAATTAATGTCATATGGGGAGGGGTCTTTCCAAGAAGAGCTGTGTTCTCTTGGGAGAGGTGTTGCCTGGTAAAAGTGTTTCTAACCTTCACGTGGAAACTTGAGTAA
This region includes:
- the COPS8 gene encoding COP9 signalosome complex subunit 8, with amino-acid sequence MPVAVMAESSFSFKKLLDQCENQELEAPGGIATPPVYGQLLALYLLHNDMNNARYLWKRIPPAIKSANSELGGIWSVGQRIWQRDFPGVYSTINAHQWSEAVQPIMEALRDATRRRAFALVSQAYTSIIADDFAAFVGLPVEEAVKGILEQGWQADSTTRMVMPKKPVAGALDVSFNRFIPLSEPAPVPPIPNEQQLARLTDYVAFLEN